Proteins encoded in a region of the Sugiyamaella lignohabitans strain CBS 10342 chromosome B, complete sequence genome:
- the PBS2 gene encoding mitogen-activated protein kinase kinase PBS2 — MSVYHGTSNNDYLAVDRRESSSSSPMPPTPRPSISDQGCGSSVNNDEGLTVSSNAGSSSVPLPLPSPGIVFSKQEDFEEYQTDSRQAQAYHNGVSANVALPRTSSQAKPRQSQASANSLSRHTYNETYSSSMNSLNSFTSSTSNHLPPRVSSYNNSSTNISGLTRSTSSSAGSSSSSTPKPMLNSRSTSTGARFQRVNRQASHGNTISPDETIAEALSAKLKSNLALSTSPSASPPPVSVASSPSLSTLSPSSANGTNSPALGSTPPTQWAASAIMNGGIASVSPDVHARILTFQQSRQSRSNSGSNAALNFIPGSVPLLPNDGAPAGSPSSPNLVGLTGGNMCTPQAIKDNLSRSSSSSSSSSYSNYSRTISSYSSPIVSPHPEDKGSEKLPPARQLAQPLQLSQKTSNLQIKIPSTIEDSDGTDSGDDHGTANPTIESAATIVPSADSSLNTPQSATQTGKPFSGALFINSVSQGTKIPTQRPSLSERRGLKLSDMSQPPPIPKLKSHPLLPSTGTGRSTSLLDRRMQASAPAGLFPKWSGKLNMDPSSERATPNISGGEGDQANGADSGSGPGAQAPVVLRPPGVGGFNRQNSLFSNYKKYVDVKSGSLNFAGKASLHSKGVDFSSGSSFRISIDEFEPMGELGRGNYGTVTKVLHKPTKVIMAMKEIRLELDETKFRQILMELEILHKCDSPYIVDFYGAFFVEGAVYMCMEYMDGGSLNNIYQGGVEDRYLAIITDSVVRGLKKLKDEHNIIHRDVKPTNILVSTSGKVKLCDFGVSGNLVASIARTNVGCQSYMAPERIRSKNPNEAITYTVESDIWSLGLSLIEIARGEYPYPADTHNSIYSQLMAILDGEPPCLPDDKYSPEARAFVAQCLNKTARLRPSYAELLKHPWLVNIEQELAHSPTLEVEFGAFVKRSVERNNHREN; from the coding sequence ATGTCTGTTTATCACGGTACAAGCAACAACGACTACTTGGCAGTCGATCGTCGagaatcatcttcatcctctcCAATGCCTCCAACGCCTCGGCCATCTATATCAGACCAGGGCTGTGGCAGCTCTGTGAATAACGATGAAGGCCTAACTGTCTCCTCAAATGCTGGATCCAGCTCGGTCCCTCTCCCATTACCTAGCCCGGGGATTGTATTTTCTAAACAAGAGGATTTTGAAGAGTATCAAACGGACTCACGACAAGCTCAAGCATATCACAATGGCGTAAGTGCCAACGTTGCCCTCCCTCGTACCAGTAGCCAAGCTAAGCCAAGACAAAGCCAAGCAAGTGCCAACTCTCTCAGCAGACACACCTATAATGAAACATATTCCAGCTCAATGAACTCACTGAATTCTTTTACCTCATCTACATCCAACCACTTACCGCCTCGTGTCAGTAGTTATAACAACAGTTCGACAAATATAAGCGGACTTACCAGAAGTACTTCTTCTAGCGCTGGCTCGAGTTCCTCTTCTACACCCAAACCGATGTTGAATTCTAGATCTACTTCAACTGGCGCGAGATTTCAGCGAGTTAATCGACAAGCTAGCCATGGCAACACTATCTCGCCTGATGAGACAATAGCTGAAGCGTTATCAGCCAAATTGAAGTCTAACCTTGCATTATCTACCTCTCCTTCTGCATCGCCACCACCTGTTTCGGTCGCATCATCTCCATCCCTATCTACTCTTTCTCCTTCATCGGCAAATGGAACCAATTCGCCTGCATTAGGTTCAACTCCTCCAACCCAGTGGGCTGCTTCGGCTATTATGAATGGTGGTATTGCTTCGGTATCACCAGATGTCCATGCCCGTATTCTCACATTCCAACAGTCGCGTCAATCACGGTCTAACTCGGGCTCAAACGCTGCCTTGAACTTCATCCCTGGATCAGTACCCTTGCTTCCTAACGATGGTGCTCCAGCTGGCAGCCCCTCATCACCTAATCTTGTTGGTTTGACAGGAGGCAACATGTGCACACCTCAAGCCATAAAAGATAATTTGTCACGCTCGTCATCGTCTAgttcgtcttcttcatactCCAACTATTCACGAACGATATCGTCATACTCGTCCCCTATTGTATCACCACATCCAGAAGATAAGGGAAGTGAAAAACTCCCACCGGCACGGCAGCTTGCACAACCTTTGCAATTATCACAAAAAACATCAAATTTGCAGATTAAAATCCCATCCACTATAGAGGACTCGGATGGAACTGATAGTGGTGATGATCACGGAACGGCAAACCCAACTATTGAGTCAGCAGCTACAATCGTTCCATCTGCAGACTCATCGCTTAATACACCTCAGTCAGCAACTCAGACTGGCAAGCCATTTTCTGGagcattatttataaactCCGTGTCCCAAGGAACCAAAATCCCCACTCAGAGACCTTCGCTTTCTGAAAGACGAGGACTGAAATTATCTGATATGAGTCAACCTCCACCTATCCCCAAGCTGAAGTCACATCCTTTACTACCGTCGACTGGGACTGGTAGGTCAACCTCACTTCTTGATCGGAGAATGCAAGCCTCTGCACCGGCAGGACTTTTCCCTAAGTGGTCAGGAAAGCTTAATATGGACCCTTCTTCCGAAAGGGCTACCCCAAACATTTCAGGAGGTGAAGGTGACCAGGCTAATGGTGCTGATAGTGGTTCTGGACCGGGAGCTCAGGCACCAGTAGTGTTACGGCCGCCTGGCGTAGGTGGGTTCAACAGGCAAAACAGTCTTTTCTCGAATTACAAAAAGTATGTTGACGTGAAAAGTGGCTCACTTAATTTTGCAGGAAAGGCCTCTCTTCATTCTAAAGGTGTGGATTTTTCGTCTGGCTCGAGTTTCAGAATATCCATTGACGAATTTGAGCCTATGGGAGAATTAGGTAGAGGAAACTATGGCACTGTTACAAAAGTTCTTCACAAGCCAACGAAAGTCATTATGGCAATGAAGGAAATTCGTCTAGAGTTGGATGAGACCAAATTTAGACAAATCTTAATGGAACTGGAGATTCTACACAAGTGCGACTCGCCTTACATAGTAGACTTTTACGGAGCGTTCTTTGTGGAAGGAGCCGTTTACATGTGCATGGAGTATATGGATGGTGGGTCACTTAATAATATCTATCAAGGAGGTGTCGAAGACAGATATTTAGCTATCATCACTGACTCAGTAGTTCGCGGACTGAAGAAATTGAAAGACGAACATAATATTATCCATCGTGACGTGAAACCTACCAATATTCTTGTTTCAACCTCAGGCAAGGTCAAACTGTGCGACTTTGGTGTCAGTGGCAATCTTGTAGCCTCAATTGCACGTACAAATGTTGGGTGTCAGTCATATATGGCCCCAGAGCGTATCCGATCCAAAAATCCCAATGAGGCTATTACATATACCGTTGAGAGTGACATTTGGTCACTTGGACTCAGTTTGATTGAGATTGCCCGTGGCGAATACCCGTATCCAGCAGATACGCACAACAGTATTTATTCTCAACTGATGGCCATTCTAGACGGCGAACCACCATGTCTTCCCGATGATAAGTACTCTCCAGAAGCCCGTGCTTTTGTTGCACAATGCCTTAATAAAACTGCCCGACTGCGACCATCATATGCTGAACTTTTGAAGCACCCTTGGCTTGTAAATATTGAGCAGGAACTAGCACACTCACCGACACTGGAGGTCGAGTTTGGTGCTTTTGTCAAACGGTCTGTTGAGAGAAACAATCATCGTGAAAATTAA
- the ANR2 gene encoding Anr2p (hypothetical protein; may have a role in lipid metabolism, based on localization to lipid droplets; predicted to be palmitoylated; GO_component: GO:0005737 - cytoplasm [Evidence IDA] [PMID 14562095]; GO_component: GO:0016021 - integral component of membrane [Evidence IEA]; GO_component: GO:0005811 - lipid particle [Evidence IDA] [PMID 24868093]; GO_component: GO:0016020 - membrane [Evidence IEA,IEA]; GO_function: GO:0003674 - molecular_function [Evidence ND]; GO_process: GO:0008150 - biological_process [Evidence ND]), with the protein MSGHPRKKLAIGAFLIKFDMRTGNSLIWSKSQPGIEIDWEGVEFMAMPSGLHSRQSDVIRFVLSNPLERVTRTGSTRDRLLGDEAFGYLKNNIEGIAVFNQNFHRGDATTTRINVRSTIQMYSLGVLCTKSDSEISSKCWGFVDILTELLTTFMNLNQDNHQVHETLDFRPFESLLQYDDNGELQTLSLSPPRLSAKPLNLAPHHPILSTTELLVTYGPLIFEIWKAALLRDKILLMDKSNSISVDDMCKFVYIISVFGTVPNDVFDLIPRNKQHSLSTATNPIYNVNVSDITSLSHLKHFIATTTDEILLEKEYLYNMTVVKTGDRAIAATTSTTDFYGNLNTMPISAGFHDKRRFQILISGLGIETPHHTSGQSILAHVCSNISSLFSLTSLYGLLWWATAGEQANSDTDRYLEGLPLLTQTQVESSSHVAGQRASSYATESPYFNAISELSPPQPSATMEPWQISVIGYFQAKTRRIFETVASIVESQDQDQSETSLQTVISIEPPDLMDMGLDPISLRDHEFVVKFISLWWGRPARVNHVCC; encoded by the coding sequence ATGTCGGGGCATCCGCGGAAGAAATTGGCCATAGGAGCCTTCCTTATTAAGTTTGATATGAGAACAGGAAATAGCCTGATCTGGTCAAAGTCACAGCCAGGTATTGAAATCGATTGGGAAGGAGTCGAATTCATGGCCATGCCATCAGGACTGCATTCAAGACAATCCGATGTGATTCGGTTTGTGCTCAGTAACCCCCTCGAAAGAGTGACTCGTACAGGTTCTACCCGAGACAGGCTATTGGGTGATGAGGCATTCGGCTACCTTAAGAATAATATCGAGGGTATCGCGGTGTTCAATCAAAACTTCCATAGAGGTGACGCTACTACAACGAGAATAAATGTCAGAAGCACGATTCAGATGTACTCTTTGGGTGTTCTATGTACCAAGAGCGACTCGGAAATTTCTTCAAAGTGCTGGGGATTTGTTGATATACTGACTGAATTACTCACAACTTTTATGAACTTGAACCAAGATAATCACCAAGTTCATGAAACTTTAGATTTCAGACCATTCGAGAGCTTGTTGCAATATGATGATAATGGTGAGCTTCAAACACTTTCTCTCTCACCCCCCAGACTATCCGCAAAACCGTTAAACTTGGCCCCTCATCACCCCATACTTTCGACTACAGAATTGCTGGTTACCTATGGACCGCTGATTTTTGAGATATGGAAAGCAGCCTTATTGAGGGATAAGATTCTGCTCATGGATAAATCGAACTCCATATCCGTTGATGATATGTGTAAATTTGTCTATATAATAAGTGTGTTTGGTACCGTTCCCAACGATGTTTTCGATCTGATTCCTCGAAACAAGCAGCATTCTCTATCCACAGCAACAAACCCTATTTATAATGTCAATGTGTCAGATATTACTTCGCTGAGTCATTTGAAGCATTTCATAGCTACGACCACCGATGAAATTTTGCTTGAGAAAGAGTATTTGTATAATATGACTGTTGTCAAGACCGGTGACAGGGCTATAGCCGCTACTACATCTACAACGGACTTTTATGGTAATTTGAACACCATGCCTATATCAGCAGGTTTTCATGATAAAAGACGGTTTCAAATTTTAATTTCCGGGTTGGGAATAGAGACACCACACCATACTAGTGGTCAGAGCATCCTAGCCCATGTTTGTAGCAACATTTCCTCGCTATTCTCGTTGACTTCCTTATATGGGCTATTATGGTGGGCAACAGCCGGAGAACAAGCAAACTCCGACACTGATAGGTATCTGGAAGGACTTCCCTTGTTAACACAAACGCAAGTCGAAAGCTCCTCTCATGTTGCTGGTCAGCGAGCCTCTAGCTATGCAACTGAATCCCCTTATTTTAACGCGATTTCCGAATTGAGCCCTCCCCAGCCATCAGCTACCATGGAACCCTGGCAAATATCGGTCATAGGTTACTTTCAGGCCAAGACCCGGAGAATATTTGAAACTGTCGCGTCAATAGTAGAGTcacaagatcaagatcagTCAGAGACCTCGTTGCAGACGGTGATCTCGATTGAACCCCCAGATTTGATGGACATGGGATTAGATCCCATTAGTTTACGAGATCATGAGTTTGTTGTGAAGTTTATTAGCTTATGGTGGGGAAGGCCTGCTCGTGTGAACCATGTTTGCTGTTAA
- the TPO1 gene encoding Tpo1p (Polyamine transporter of the major facilitator superfamily; member of the 12-spanner drug:H(+) antiporter DHA1 family; recognizes spermine, putrescine, and spermidine; catalyzes uptake of polyamines at alkaline pH and excretion at acidic pH; during oxidative stress exports spermine, spermidine from the cell, which controls timing of expression of stress-responsive genes; phosphorylation enhances activity and sorting to the plasma membrane; GO_component: GO:0033101 - cellular bud membrane [Evidence IDA] [PMID 13679573]; GO_component: GO:0000329 - fungal-type vacuole membrane [Evidence IMP] [PMID 11171066]; GO_component: GO:0016021 - integral component of membrane [Evidence IEA,IEA]; GO_component: GO:0016021 - integral component of membrane [Evidence ISM] [PMID 12192589]; GO_component: GO:0016020 - membrane [Evidence IEA]; GO_component: GO:0005886 - plasma membrane [Evidence IEA,IEA]; GO_component: GO:0005886 - plasma membrane [Evidence IDA] [PMID 12562762]; GO_component: GO:0005886 - plasma membrane [Evidence IDA,IMP] [PMID 15637075]; GO_function: GO:0015297 - antiporter activity [Evidence IEA]; GO_function: GO:0015606 - spermidine transmembrane transporter activity [Evidence IMP] [PMID 11171066]; GO_function: GO:0015606 - spermidine transmembrane transporter activity [Evidence IDA,IMP] [PMID 15637075]; GO_function: GO:0000297 - spermine transmembrane transporter activity [Evidence IMP] [PMID 11171066]; GO_function: GO:0000297 - spermine transmembrane transporter activity [Evidence IDA,IMP] [PMID 15637075]; GO_function: GO:0000297 - spermine transmembrane transporter activity [Evidence IMP] [PMID 9920864]; GO_process: GO:1902047 - polyamine transmembrane transport [Evidence IMP] [PMID 24136413]; GO_process: GO:0015847 - putrescine transport [Evidence IMP] [PMID 9920864]; GO_process: GO:0015848 - spermidine transport [Evidence IMP] [PMID 11171066]; GO_process: GO:0015848 - spermidine transport [Evidence IDA,IMP] [PMID 15637075]; GO_process: GO:0015848 - spermidine transport [Evidence IMP] [PMID 9920864]; GO_process: GO:0000296 - spermine transport [Evidence IMP] [PMID 11171066]; GO_process: GO:0000296 - spermine transport [Evidence IDA,IMP] [PMID 15637075]; GO_process: GO:0000296 - spermine transport [Evidence IMP] [PMID 9920864]; GO_process: GO:0055085 - transmembrane transport [Evidence IEA]; GO_process: GO:0006810 - transport [Evidence IEA]) — protein MSSGNSADASGIGDSSPNQSSRNSEEFPLDVEKVISVNGGFKKNGEEQDPSPGPSHKQENADTDSNENTDLLDPRQYDENIFLVTFSKGDKENPQNWSLRKKSLHTAFYGLTTFAAQFNSAVMSPTVPHLMDSFGISREVAILGTSLYVLGIAFGPSVFAPYSEMNGRKMGVMLPFFISLIFTAGTASSDNISAILCTRFFAGFFAGAPVVSSGGVLADIWDPAIRGVALIFYAVFVTAGVTFGSILSSVVTSGSDTDWRWSCWLIVIIGGVILFFDVILLSETYAPVILAKRASNLRINTHQWAYHAKHDEWKLDLKEFLTLHLLRPFAMFATPIVFCIAMFASFVFGVLYLVITSVPITFQITKGWEGTVATLPMVALFLGLITGSGLNVWSGLRYAKLVRANNNKPLPEQRFPVMMMFGWLMPAGTFIFAWTLRPEIHWIVPMIGIYLLGTGFIVIFQGCLNYLVDTFTRFAASAIAANTFVRSIFGGIFPLFGDTMFINLGVNWGGSLVGFIALALTPIPYIFYLYGEKLRSRNPYSKLVS, from the coding sequence ATGTCATCCGGAAATTCTGCAGATGCCAGTGGTATTGGTGATAGCTCGCCAAATCAATCATCCAGGAATAGCGAAGAGTTTCCTCTCGATGTAGAGAAGGTAATCTCGGTTAATGGTGGATTTAAGAAGAATGGTGAGGAGCAGGATCCGAGTCCAGGCCCTTCGCataaacaagaaaatgcTGATACAGACTCCAACGAGAACACCGACCTTTTGGACCCTCGCCAATATGATGAGAACATTTTTCTCGTCACCTTCAGCAAAGGTGATAAAGAGAACCCACAAAATTGGAGTCTCCGCAAAAAAAGTCTCCATACAGCATTTTATGGACTAACGACATTTGCTGCTCAGTTTAATTCAGCAGTCATGTCACCAACGGTTCCACATTTGATGGATTCTTTCGGTATTAGCCGAGAAGTAGCTATTTTAGGAACTTCTCTGTATGTGTTAGGAATTGCATTTGGACCAAGCGTATTTGCTCCTTATTCAGAGATGAACGGAAGAAAAATGGGCGTGATGCTAccatttttcatttcactTATATTTACAGCTGGTACAGCATCGAGTGATAATATTTCCGCTATTCTTTGTACCAGATTTTTTGCAGGATTTTTTGCAGGAGCTCCAGTCGTGTCCTCTGGAGGTGTTCTGGCAGATATTTGGGATCCTGCTATTCGAGGAGTCGCCTTGATATTTTATGCAGTGTTTGTCACAGCTGGTGTAACATTTGGATCAATATTGAGTTCGGTAGTTACCAGCGGATCAGATACCGACTGGCGTTGGTCTTGCTGGCTGATTGTAATTATTGGTGGtgttattttattcttcgATGTTATTCTGCTTAGCGAAACATATGCTCCAGTGATTCTTGCCAAACGTGCCAGTAATCTGCGTATCAACACTCACCAGTGGGCGTATCATGCCAAACACGACGAATGGAAATTAGATCTCAAGGAATTTCTCACGTTGCATTTATTACGACCATTTGCAATGTTTGCGACACCTATTGTATTTTGTATAGCAATGTTTGCTAgttttgtgtttggtgTATTGTATTTGGTGATTACCTCAGTACCAATTACATTCCAGATCACCAAGGGATGGGAGGGAACAGTGGCCACACTACCAATGGTTGCGCTGTTTCTTGGTCTCATTACAGGAAGTGGACTCAATGTTTGGTCTGGTCTGAGATACGCTAAACTCGTTCGAGCtaacaataataaaccACTGCCAGAGCAGCGGTTCccagtgatgatgatgttcGGATGGTTGATGCCTGCGGGAACCTTTATCTTCGCATGGACACTACGTCCCGAAATCCACTGGATTGTACCTATGATaggtatttatttattaggCACTGGATTTATCGTTATTTTCCAGGGATGCCTCAACTACCTAGTAGACACATTCACAAGATTTGCGGCCTCGGCCATTGCTGCCAACACATTTGTCCGGTCAATCTTTGGAGGTATCTTTCCTTTATTTGGTGATACCATGTTCATAAATTTAGGAGTTAACTGGGGAGGCTCCCTTGTCGGATTCATTGCCTTAGCGTTAACTCCTATTCCCTATATTTTCTACCTCTACGGTGAGAAACTTAGGTCTCGTAATCCCTACAGCAAACTTGTCTCATAG